AGCGCCTCGACGGCAGCGGGGAGGCGTTCGACGATGTCGGAGGCGGTCATCCCTCGTTCGCCCAGGCGCATCGCGGCGCGGTCCCCCGCGTCGCCGTGGACGAAGACCGCCGCGCGCGCCGCGTCCCGCTGGTCCATCTGCTGCCCCAGGAACGAGGCGATGACGCCCGAGAGCACGTCGCCGCTCCCTGCGGTGGCCATCCCGGGGTTGCCGCTGGCGTTGATCGAAACGCCGCCGCCGGGCGAAACGACGAGCGTCTGCATCCCCTTCAGCACGACGACCGCGCCGTGCAGGCGGGCGAATCCCTCCGCGGCGCCGCGACGATCCCGGAGCACACCGGCGGCATCCCCCCCCGCGAGGCGCGCCATCTCGCCCGGGTGCGGGGTGAGGACGAGGGGGGCCTGCGCCCCCTTGAGGATCGACGGGTCTCCGGCGAGCGCGTACAGGCCGTCGGCATCGACGACCGTCGGGACGCGGAGCGCGGCGATCAGCGCCCGCACCATCGCAACGGTCTCCGGCCGCCGCCCGAGGCCGGGGCCGATCACCGCGGCGTCGAACCGATCGGCCGCGCGCAGGATCTCCTCACCGGCTTCGCCCCCCAGCGCCCCCTCGCGCGTCTCGGGGAGCGGGAGCGTCATCGCCTCGGTCAGCTTCGCGGCCAGCACGGGGTTCAACGAGCGCGCCGCCGCGACGGTGACCAGCCCCGCCCCGGAGCGCAAGGCGGCGGAGGCGGCGAGGCAGGCCGCCCCGGTCATCCCCGGGGACCCGGCCACGACGAGCACGTGCCCGAAATCGCCCTTGTGCGCGAGACGCGGGCGGGGAGGGAAGAGGGACTGCAGGTCCGCCTCGACGACGAGGTCGCCCGCGCCCTCGACCGCCTCGACGAGGTCCGGGGGCAGCCCGATGTCGGCGACCCGTATCCTCCCGCAGTGCGCGGGGCCGTCCCCGGAGACCATCCCCGTCTTCGGGAGGCCCATCGCGACCGTCGCCGCGGCGCGGACGGCGATCCCGCGGACCGCGCCGGTCGTCGCGTCGAGGCCCGACGGCACGTCGATGGCCAGCACCGGCGAGCGGAGCTCCCGGATGAACCCGATCGCCGCCGCCGCCTGCCCCGAGACCTCCCCGGCGGCGCCGGTCCCGAGGATCCCGTCGACGGCGAGGCCGTACGACGCGGCGTCCTCACGGAAGGCGGCGAGCTCCGCGGGGGTCTCGACGGACGTCGTCTCGCCCCCCTCCGCCTCGTACCGCCGCAGATTCTCGATCGCGTCGCGCGCGATGTCGCCGCGGTGCGCGAAGAGGAGCATCCGTACCGCGATCCCCTCCGCCCGGAGGCGCCGGGCGGCCACGAACGCGTCGCCGCCGTTGTTCCCCTTCCCCGCGCACAGGAGGACGCGCGGACGCAGCCGCCCCTCGCGGATCATCGCGGCGGCGCAGCGCGCGACGGCGGCCCCGGCCCGCTCCATCAGGTCCAGGCCGGGGATCCCGCGTCCCACGATGGCGGCGCGATCGAGTTCCCGCATCTGCGCCGCGGTGACGAGTTTCATATGGGCCTGCTCCCGCCGGGGCGGCGCGGAGTCGTTTCGACTCACCGGACCGGTCAGATTCGTTTGACACGTCCCTGCGACGATCCGAACGGCTCCTCCGGCCCGAGGCGGATCAGTTCCTTCATCTCGCGCACGGCGCGCTCGAGACCGACGAGCACCGCGCGGGAGATGATGCTGTGGCCGATGTTCAGCTCCTCGAGCCCCGGCAACGCGAGCGCGGACCGCACGTTCCAGTAGGTCAGCCCGTGCCCGGCGTTGACCCGCAGCCCCTCGCGCAGCGCCATCGCCGCCCCCGCGGCGAGCGTCTCGAGCTCGCGGCGCCGCGCCTCCTCCCCCCGCGCGTCGGCGTAGCGCCCGGTGTGGAGCTCCACATACTGCGCGCCGGAGCGGGCCGCCGCCCGCACCTGTTCCTCACTCGGGTCGATGAAGAGGCTCACGATCACGCCGGCGCCGCGGAGGCGCTTCACCGTTTCCGCGACCCGGGGGAGGTTGCCGGCCACGTCGAGCCCCCCCTCCGTGGTGACCTCCTCGCGCCGCTCGGGGACCAGGCAGGCGTGGTCGGGCCTCAGCCGCTCCGCGAACGCCACGATCTCCTCCGCGACCGCCATCTCGAGGTTCAGGCGCGTCCGGACGGTCTTCCGCAGGATCTCCACGTCCCGGTCCTGCATGTGTCGCCGGTCCTCACGCAGGTGCACCGTGATCCCGTCCGCGCCCGCCAGCTCGCAGAGCGCCGCCGCCGCGACCGGGTCGGGCTCCACCGTCCGCCGGGCCTGCCGCACCGTGGCGACGTGGTCGATATTGACGCCGAGCCGCACCATCTTTCCCCTCCTGCCCGGTACTGTAGCATACCGCGGCGCGGGGTTGCAACCGCGCCGCCCTGTGCGCTATACTGCCGCCTGTGCGTGCGATGAGAGAGAAGTGGACGTCCAGGATCGGGATCGTTCTCGCCGTGGCGGGCTCCGCGGTCGGCCTCGGCAACTTCCTCCGTTTCCCATCCCAGGCGGCGCAGAACGGCGGCGGCGCCTTCATGATCCCCTACTTCATCTCGTTCCTCCTCCTCGGCATCCCCCTGATGTGGATCGAGTGGGCGATCGGCCGGTACGGCGGCCTCTTCGGACACGGGACCGCCCCGCTCATATTCAACCGGCTCTGGCGGCACCGCATCGCCAAGTACTTCGGCGCGATCGGCGTCTTCGGCCCGCTCGCCATCTTCATCTACTACCTGTACATCGAGAGCTGGCTGCTGGGTTACTGCGTCTACTCGCTCACCGGGACGCTCGGCGGCCTCTCCACGAAGGAGGAGATGCTCGGATTCCTCCAGCGGTACCAGGGGATCGGCTCCCGCGACTTGTTCGCCCGGTCGTACCTGTTCTTCCTCGCCGCCTTCGCGTTGAACTTCCTCGTCATCTACCGGGGGGTCCGGGGCGGCATCGAAAGGCTCTGCAAGATCGCCCTCCCCCTCCTCTTCCTCTTCGCCCTTGTCATCGTGGTCCGGGTCTTCACCCTCGGCGCCCCCGATCCCGCCCGCCCGGACTGGAGCGTCTGGAACGGCCTCGGATTCCTCTGGAACCCCGACCTCGGCGCCCTGCTGGACGCGAAGGTCTGGCTTGCGGCGGCGGGGCAGATCCTCTTCACCTTGAGCGTCGGCATCGGCGTCATCATCACCTACGCGAGCTACCTCTCCAAGGGGGACGACATCGTCCTCTCCGGGCTCACCGCCTCCTCGCTCAACGAGTTCGCGGAGGTGATCCTGGGCGGCTCCATCGTCATCCCGCTCGCCTTCGCCTTCTTCGGCAGCGCCGGGGCCCGGGAGGCGGCGCACAGCGGGAGCTTCAACATCAGTTTCGTGACGATGCCCCTGATCTTCGCCCGGATGGGATGGGGGACCCTCTTCTCGTTCCTCTGGTTCCTCCTCCTCTTTCTCGCGGGGCTGACCTCGAGCATCTCGCTCATCGAGCCGACGGTGGCGTTCCTGGGCGACGAGCTCTCGGTATCGCGGAAGAGGGCCGTGAAGATCGTCGCGGCGGCGACGTTCATCCTCTGCCAGTTCCCGATCTTCTTCATCGCCCGCGGCGTGGTGGACGACATCGACTTCTGGGCGGGCTCCTTCTTTTTGGTGGTCTTCGCGGCGGCGGAGTGCGTGCTGTTCATCTGGATCTTCGGCATCCAGCGGGCGTGGGACGAGCTACACCACGGGTCCGAGATGCGCGTGCCGCGCTTCTACAAGCCGGTGATCAGGTACGTCACGCCGACGTTCCTGCTCCTCATCCTCGGTTTCTGGTTCTTCCAGCAGGCGATCCCGACCTTCCTGATGCGGGGGGTCCCGCCGGAGAACGTGCCGTACATCCTCGCCACGAGGCTCGGCCTCCTCCTCATCTTCATCGGGATCGCCCTGCTGGTCAGGAAGGCGTACCACGGAAGCGTCTGGGGGAAACGATGACCACGGGGGGGTGGCTGTTCATGCTGCTCTCGTGGGGGCTGATACTCTCCCTCACGGCCTACTGCGTCCGCCGCGTCCTGCGAGCGCCGTATAAAGATTTGTAGACGTTGTACGCAATGCTTTGCCGGAGAATGAGATGCGCCGTTAATCGCCCCGAGGACGAATAGCGGCGCATCTTGCTGCGGCGGTTGGCGTTATATACAACGTCTGCGGATCACGCCTCGGAGGGACGAAGGCGCTCCGGGACGGGGGCCTTGTCCGGCGCCGCCGGGGCCGCACCGGTCGCCGGGGCGCTCCCCCCGGGCGGAGCGGGCCGCCGGAGCGGCGGGAGCTCCTCGCCCCGCATCAAGGCGTCGATCTCCTTGCCGTCGAGCACCTCGCGATCGAGGAGCGCCTGCGCGATCCGGTCGAGCGTGTCGCGGTGCTCGAGCACGATCTCGCGCGCCCGCTGGTAACATCCGTCGACGATGAGCCGCACCTCGCGATCGATCTCCTGGGCGGTCTTCTCGCTGTAGTCTACCGTCCGGGCGATCTCCTTGCC
This sequence is a window from Chlamydiota bacterium. Protein-coding genes within it:
- a CDS encoding NAD(P)H-hydrate dehydratase, whose translation is MKLVTAAQMRELDRAAIVGRGIPGLDLMERAGAAVARCAAAMIREGRLRPRVLLCAGKGNNGGDAFVAARRLRAEGIAVRMLLFAHRGDIARDAIENLRRYEAEGGETTSVETPAELAAFREDAASYGLAVDGILGTGAAGEVSGQAAAAIGFIRELRSPVLAIDVPSGLDATTGAVRGIAVRAAATVAMGLPKTGMVSGDGPAHCGRIRVADIGLPPDLVEAVEGAGDLVVEADLQSLFPPRPRLAHKGDFGHVLVVAGSPGMTGAACLAASAALRSGAGLVTVAAARSLNPVLAAKLTEAMTLPLPETREGALGGEAGEEILRAADRFDAAVIGPGLGRRPETVAMVRALIAALRVPTVVDADGLYALAGDPSILKGAQAPLVLTPHPGEMARLAGGDAAGVLRDRRGAAEGFARLHGAVVVLKGMQTLVVSPGGGVSINASGNPGMATAGSGDVLSGVIASFLGQQMDQRDAARAAVFVHGDAGDRAAMRLGERGMTASDIVERLPAAVEALVRGDW
- a CDS encoding pyridoxine 5'-phosphate synthase encodes the protein MVRLGVNIDHVATVRQARRTVEPDPVAAAALCELAGADGITVHLREDRRHMQDRDVEILRKTVRTRLNLEMAVAEEIVAFAERLRPDHACLVPERREEVTTEGGLDVAGNLPRVAETVKRLRGAGVIVSLFIDPSEEQVRAAARSGAQYVELHTGRYADARGEEARRRELETLAAGAAMALREGLRVNAGHGLTYWNVRSALALPGLEELNIGHSIISRAVLVGLERAVREMKELIRLGPEEPFGSSQGRVKRI
- a CDS encoding sodium-dependent transporter, yielding MREKWTSRIGIVLAVAGSAVGLGNFLRFPSQAAQNGGGAFMIPYFISFLLLGIPLMWIEWAIGRYGGLFGHGTAPLIFNRLWRHRIAKYFGAIGVFGPLAIFIYYLYIESWLLGYCVYSLTGTLGGLSTKEEMLGFLQRYQGIGSRDLFARSYLFFLAAFALNFLVIYRGVRGGIERLCKIALPLLFLFALVIVVRVFTLGAPDPARPDWSVWNGLGFLWNPDLGALLDAKVWLAAAGQILFTLSVGIGVIITYASYLSKGDDIVLSGLTASSLNEFAEVILGGSIVIPLAFAFFGSAGAREAAHSGSFNISFVTMPLIFARMGWGTLFSFLWFLLLFLAGLTSSISLIEPTVAFLGDELSVSRKRAVKIVAAATFILCQFPIFFIARGVVDDIDFWAGSFFLVVFAAAECVLFIWIFGIQRAWDELHHGSEMRVPRFYKPVIRYVTPTFLLLILGFWFFQQAIPTFLMRGVPPENVPYILATRLGLLLIFIGIALLVRKAYHGSVWGKR